TGACACGCCTAAAGAGCATCTATCGAAGACCAAAATGCCAATGTCTTGTCTTAAGATTCATCTCAAAGGtacatttattgataaatgatCTTTCACTTTTTACTTGAATAAccactaattttataaaatttttgacaataatGACTTTATATTTATCGTTGAATTTAAGTGATTTGGaagattatcaaaattaatacatttttttataagttcatacaatttttttttttaattatctattgaaTCTATTGACAAAAGTTTGTTGAAATAATTGtaagtaatataaaaatttattttatttagaaaactttttaaaattaaaaagaaaaaaaaattaactcaaaataaagaattaaaaaattttttcaattttatggaAGAAtcttttcataaattataatatttatgaataaagctaaaatataattgactaattttaaaaagaaaaaattttccaaatcttaaaaattcaatagataaattttttttaaataaaaaaacaaaatattgttaaaattatttttttaacagtcgGAGCGGAAAATGTGTTGGTCAGAACCTGCCAGACTGCTCCAACAGAGGCAGTAAAACCGTGTCAAGTGATGGAGGAAAAAGCTAAAAAAGATTATCGGAGCAGTGCGTCGGTATTATCATGTGACATTTGCGAAGGTGATAAATGCAACGGCTCTGGTACCCAGTCATCAGCGTTGATAGTGACGTTTATTTCTGTATTGGGCACACTTTCCATGGGCCTTTCCTACCTAATGGCGTAACGGATTATTTAGTTCGCAGCCTTTATTGTTCGCACTTACGTCCAATTACCATGGCTCGTATTTGGCTTTGTATATCTAATTGCTGGCATAATTTTCTCACAATGACGCCTTTGAACAGCCTAAGAAACCgacaaaaacaataacaacaattaaaaacaagAACAGCAACAAAGAAAATATActtagtataataataataacaaatatacttataattaaaagaaataagtGCTTGCTTCGCTcctctatttatttatttaaaattattttcgttaGTAAATAAAATGTCTGGTATTAATTAAGACATTATTTACATAATCCTGCGTCATAACAATCGTTTAATTCCCTCCTGAAAGTATATTTTAGTTTGAGTAAAAAAAGTCACCTGAACAttgcaatataaataaaaaatttaataattatttgtaataaaatacataCTAGTcacactaataatttttctatttaactacttatatatatatttaaataattatgtatattttCGCACTTATATCTATAATATTCCTGCCtatatattgatatttataaatatatattatattattatattatatataatacattttttgtaataattgtattaattatatattattattattatgaggattttatttaacattaggTAGATAGACATTCAAAAAAgtaaactaaataattaaattaacaatagtGGTGATCGTTATCATATGAACAATTAAGCTTCCAAAAAATCAGCAACACATAGCTTCCATTATACTATccagtaaaataaaatcatgttATTTGTattcgataaaaataaaaaaaaaaaaaaaagaaagacaAGAAAAAATGTATCGTGTTAacaaataactaaaatataaaactatttacgcaattattattgaataccgataataaaagaaaaatataaaaaatgataaatacgTGCCTAAAAAAATAGTCTACGCGTAAAAAGA
This genomic interval from Cotesia glomerata isolate CgM1 linkage group LG1, MPM_Cglom_v2.3, whole genome shotgun sequence contains the following:
- the LOC123264233 gene encoding uncharacterized protein LOC123264233, which produces MQSKFTQVLLSFVLVFTLAVYSGEAIKCYECIAVGSGTNECNGDIVAKSDDKNYVVDCDLSTMKAFESKLQSNPTMTDISNLFAVDTPKEHLSKTKMPMSCLKIHLKVGAENVLVRTCQTAPTEAVKPCQVMEEKAKKDYRSSASVLSCDICEGDKCNGSGTQSSALIVTFISVLGTLSMGLSYLMA